The genome window TAATTTTAATTCAGaccatttttaaatgcaaaataataatatgaaataatttttttgctttgcacagtaatattattatgtatgtagatatacTTTGAagcaattttcgttttgtattAAACTTAACTGAGCTAGCTCGACGTTAAGCCCAACCTTAAGCCTCCATGTTTAAGGATTTGGTTGGAATGTATCTGACATTCtccttcaacatttttttttttttcattttggcatatgcatttaattcactttttacattttctgtTGCTCTATCTTCAGAATGCGATGAATATTAACGATTTTTACTATTACGCATCTTGTAAGAGCCGCTGTTGGCTTTTCCTCTTTAGCTCTTCTGTTTGTTTTGCCGTTTGTTTCAGTCGAaaatttcgtttttctttttcgctaAACGTCAACTAGAAAATCcttgaatattataaatattccCAACACTCGCTGCGCTGTCTTCCATTTGCCGCATTTGATGTTTGATGTGGATGAGGCTGAGAATGTTGACGAGTACATGAAGGGAGATTGCTATGCAGAGAGGACAGAGAGTCGAGTCCTGCCCACAGGACTCAGTTGCTGCTACCCAAACAGCTCTTTACCCTGGCtgtaaattttaatgatttttgtgTAGTTGTTGTCTTGTGGCACACACGCCTCGTCCTCCTTCTTCAACTCCAGCTCgggcttttgcttctgctcctgctcctgctgcttgTTGTCGCTGTGTTGCGCTCTGCTGCTTTTTTATTGGATTTGCCAGTGAAGCGTCAAGCGGGCAGTCAGCCTCGAGGTGCCTCGTGGGCCTcgactctctgtgtgtgtgtctgcttgcttgcttgcttggcTTGTCATCTGGCTAAGCTCTAAAAATTAATGATGCGCAGCCCATTCGTAAGATCCTGACGCTGTCATTGGCTGGCTGCGTATCCTCGCATATGCAAACATTCACATTCGCCGATGTAAGCCGCGGCTCAGTTCCGATCGGCTCATTGATGAAAATTAATGAGTGTGCGTGCTCTACTCGTAgtatgcaaaaaaacaaaaacaaattccaaaaaatatatatgcatacttacatatatacacatattttggAAGATTTTGCGTTTCGATATAGAAAAACTTGTTTGTATTCGTCCTTTGGTTCGGGCTTCCAGAACTGACTCGAGaaactaatttgcataattacaGCCCGaatttttttctcgtttttgttgttatattcaGAGCGAACGCTTGTAAGAGAGTATTACCTTGCGGCATAAGGGTCGCAATGTCCTTTTTGTGTATATACGAATCAGTGTTCCCTCATGAAATTACGCACTCACAgacacagtcacagtcacagacacagatgcagatacacaCATGAACAGGCGCAcgcactttttattttaaaagcgAGCACGCAATACGAAAatcgaatgcgaatgcgagaAAACACTTCAAATACTCGAACGAGCATTTGAGTATGAGTTGGCCATGCCTTCATTTACATATTCACAATTAACAACTAGAAAAGATTCCTTTATGCacagctattattattttcacaataaacatttttttagaGAATTGAAAGcgcttttgttattgctttgcttttatcatttaaatataagctAGTATGAAAAGTACCATAATTAAGGATATGAACTgaacataccaaataaaacatttttaatgaaaatttttttaatttgtatgccAATGTTTTTTAGTTAAAAGGCGGATAtaacattataattattacatttagatttttataagcaaaataaataatataatttattatgaaaaaattattatatgtgCACAATCTGTATCAATAGGTATAATAAAAAGGTGTTTTATAATAagttattttcattattactGAAAGGTATAACATTATAATAAGGCTTACATCAATTAAATTCTATTCTATTGAAAGGTATATAGTATCATATAAAAGGTATcataaaatcatttattatttcatagaGCGAGTTCGGTGCAACTTAATGTGTTGCAACCCCGactgaaatattttttcttgtttataACCGATTTAAAAATTCGTCTGAGCACTGCTAACGACAAAGTTGGCGATGGCGTTCTCAGACTTGGGGATATTTCTCGAGTTCATTCCATTCATTAGCAAAACCCACCTCTCTCCCACTttatctctccctctctctctctttattcACTCACTTTGTGTTCGTGTCTatgtgagagagagaatgatTTCATTTGGAGTTCGTAATTTTTACTTGGGTCTCTTGTGCGAGAATTTTCCTTTAATTTTATCGATTTACAAGGATGCCCAGCACTCTCCTTTACCGTTAGCCAGTTAATGAGCTGCAGTTGAGCTTCGCTTGACATTATTTGCCCAACGGGATCCCTCCCAGAATCATTCAACTTTGCCAGCTACTGATTATAATCAGCATTATAATGTGTACTCTCCTTACACTTGAATAGTTCACGCCATGGATCACTGCACTTGGAGCTGcagatgccgatgccgatgctaGAGATGCTGGAGCAGGAGCTGAAGCCATCAGTTGACTGCGTAGTTGAACGTGCAACGCAATGCCTGAGTTGAGTTTGGCTTTTGAGGCACTTTCTTATAGGCTCTAATACCCATAATCAGGTTAACGTTAACGTTCAGTTTACCCACTGATTTGCTGGCACTTCTTCTTCTGCCTCTTCTTggaggagcagctgctgctattCGAACTCTGGTGAATGTGTGAACATTCTAGGCAGCTTCCTAGTTAGCGAagccaattgcaatttgccCCCAAGTTGTTCAAGTTGCTCGAGTTGTTTTTTGTAAGTTGTGCAAGTGGCAGATGCAAGTGGAAACAGATTTTAATCAAAAGTCAGACCGTTGTAACCCGAATCCAAAAGACCTTTCTCCCGCACGTTAGCtgtttatataattatgatatttgatttaatgacGACTTGCTTCCGAAACAATCCaatcaaaaaatttgattgaAGTGGGCGTCCCATCGGCCCATTGATCCAACAGCTAGGCGTGAAACTATTCCAAAGGTCAAACACCCAAAAGAAGTCCTACTCCCAGTTCCAATCCCAGTCCCAGACGAACTCCTCTGAATAGTTTCATCTGATTTAGTATAATGGCGAACTAGTGCAGGCCAAGGCAATTTCCTAGCAAATTTATAACCACATAGGATCCATACTCGATCCCATACATGCAGTCGATGTGCTCCACTGGAGATCCTATGTCGatattaaattcttaatttgCAATCATTAGCAAACCCGTGAGCCATGGAACATGCCAAGGCGGCAAATTTAATACCCATATATTGTTCAATGCgttcctctctctttctacaCACGACTGCCAATCGATGGTCTGTTTCTGAAGACTTGTTCTCGGGGTAGctgcttttgatttttaaattgaaaataataattttgcgCACTCAATTTTCAGCGATTTGTCAAAACATTGTTTATTGTCCGACGCCAGAGCCGCCAAGTCGCCAAGTTGCCAAGCTGCCAAGTCGCCAGCCTGCAGTCTCTCAAGTCTCTGAGTTGCCTAACCTCGTCCTCATGCTTATGCTCATCCTCAGACCATCTCTAGATCATCCAAGTCGTTCTACTCGGCGGCGCACTTTaagttaattgaaatatttcaacgATTTTCGCCTCTACAAATGCTGCCTGTGGCTTCTACCTGCTTCGTTCACTGTCTGCCACGTTGAACTCGGGACTCTTCATTTGCTTGAGCTTTGCATGCGGCTTAGATCAAAGCGCctctctttttatattttttatattttgcatattcctTTTAATAGAATTCAATGCTCTTTTCTATCGCATGCGATTTATTTTCTACGTATTTAAGTTCACGAATCTGAGATCAGACTCGATTCATTGCCCAACCTCGCCGCTTCTTCTTGATCTCCTTCTCCCTCGCACTCTATGCCTGGAAACCGAGatcaatattgattttatattgCCATTTGACCGCTAGGCGCCATATTGCCTACAAATTGAGTGATTGGGTTTCTTTTTAAGATCCCGCACAATCGTCTGAATATTGATATGGGAAATTGGGAGCTTTGCTAAAtctaaacaatttattttaccaAATTACTAAACAGCTGCAGGTATTTATggacttatttatttataaacttacAATCTTAATATATCAATAGaagtcatttaaaaattttaaagttagttGTGGTTTGTTAATAAGTGCAACTATAAGACTAgagttataattttaatgacaaacaatatacaatactTAGTTAAGTACAAGACATTATAATTAATCAAGTAATACCAAAGTGTAAGATACAAAACAATACATAAGTGTTTTtactgcattaaaaatatactatagacaCCGAAATTTACAGATTGTataccaaagcaattaaaccCCGTAAGCTGCGGGTCTAATCGCAACCCATATATAACCCATACAAATATACGATTAATCATAACTATgagaataacaataatattataataataataattaattttagttttagtaATTTCTTACTATTATCTAATAACAAtgagaataataataataataattattatttgtagcTTTAGTAAATTCTTTGTATTATCAATATAAATAGActtacaattaattttatataatatgatTTCAGATGATGATTTTTCATCTTTGGATAAACTTaagtagtttttttttgagctttcacttaaaatataatattttcctTGACATGCACTCACTTTTgcagaaaaacgaaaagaaatgaTTAACTGCCGCGCTTCTTCGAATAAATTCTCAGAATTGTCCTGCCACTTGGCCATAGGCCTTCTGAGCACATTTCTATGTAATCCTGTGAGCTTTGTTGGCTTGTGAAACAAattttggttgttttgtttctgACAACCGCCCAGCGACAGTCTATGCCAACTGTCGCACAGTGGGCACTCCAAGCAAATTCCCACTCTGCGAACTGAGTGTATGACTGTCACATGCGTTTGGCGTCCGGCTCCAAAGTTTATACGCTCTAACGGCAAATGGCCAAGGGAGCAACTGAGGGGTGGCGGATGAGGTCGCTAAcgcccacaaaaaaaaagttgctggGTCCCTTGAAGGCAAGCGCGTAAATCTTTTGCATAATTCAGTGGCTGCTGaatctgcttttgcttttgctgttacTGCTTTTACTTCGGCTTCTACTTCTGCTTCCCTGCTCTACCCAGGACACTGTACTCTGTACTGTACACACTTTAAGGCGGTTTCAAGTGGCGCACTTACGACTCACAGCCATAGCAGCTGCTTGTCACACCAATAGCCTGTCCAACTTCTTCACCAGCCCAGCCTCCTTCGTGTCCATTCGGTCGAACAAGTTGAGACCCCCTGTCTGTGCTCATTCCAGTGTGGAATCCAGTACTCCCCACTCCAGCTCCCCTCTGAGCGCACATGCAAATCCCGAGCTGTCCGTCATTGGCACCCACCCTTGTCCTCTTCATCCTCAAGCTCATCGGCGTCTCGTTTTATAGTTAAACATGCCACCCATTTAATAATCATCCCTCTACGCATTGTCTCCCCCGTCACAtgtaaatgattttttttcgttgcttcTCTACTTCTTCTACTTATTCTCCATATACTTCTTTGTGGACTTTGCTACTTTCTCAGCTTCCGCTCGAACATATCCGGGACGTTTCTTATCCATTCTTTtcctgtcgttgttgttgttgttgtagtgcgTGTGCTTGTACGCGTGCAGACTGTTGTTTAGTTGAGTCTCTTCCCGCGATGTTCCCTGGTCTCTTGGGGCGTCATTTGTATTAACGAAGGTGAAGGATTTTTCAATTCCCATTTTTATTCTCCCGCTtcattgtttacttttttttggcaccGTGGCGTGTTATATATGACGTATTGCTTCGTACCTGAAATTGACATAAATCAGTTTTTTAGCTTGCGAGGTTCCTAAGTGGTCCCACTGTACCAGCTGCTTATTTATCTTCATCTACGGCGCACACATTTCCTTATTTACGATCTTGCTTAATGCATGTAAATATTCTTAACAACTAAGAATGCGGCAGTTGAGTGCGCctgaaaaaaatgttttgttaaaatataccaaattaatataaaaaatatactaaactatTCCAGatgctttatttggtataacgataGATTAAAATTGTGCCATAGAGTAAGAAACCTACACTTGAGCGTGCTCGACTCTGAAATACCCGCGActcattgtgaataaaagtaCAGAAGAACGGTATTAATGTCAAAATATctcaaatgaatataccacaaacatagcaaatgctttatttggtgtttttatatagtactacattcaaaatattccagattgtcatttaaagcaactaagacctgtAGTAAGTTTCCGTTGTTGcccatgcaaaagtatttccttaataacttcgTTATAAAGACTGTAGTTATTGtcgtatataccaaaattacgACTTTTATCGATTTGTGGAAGCGGAAGTggacgtggcaaaaatttaaaacaaactggATCTGAGTGCAAACTTAAGAAGTCCTatatggggtcggagatgacttTTTCTGgttgttacatacatttcctgcaggtacaaagttatattttgaatgcggtactatatcgattaccacatataccatttggtatacttttagtatatttgcagtatattcggtatattttgagaataataccgcaaaatatattgcttttaatcaaattgggtagcgggtatctcacagtcgagtgcactcgactgtagctttcttacttgttttatgtcgaatttaataaacatCCGTCAGCAATAGATCAGTAGATCTTACGTGTAAGTTAAGGAATTTGCCAAAACACTTACAATAAAAGAGATGCTAAAAAGAGGCATAAAAACACGACATTAAATGGACAATAGACAAACATGGTCATAACTACGCAGCTGCAACTCATAGAATCCGAAGCCTGTAATTTCGGACAAGCACCAAATAATTCCATATCCACAACctcaactacaactacaactgcaactaTGGACACATCCACATCCCAGAGCTAAGTCCAGACGTTGCGCGTGCGAGTTTGCCGTTCGGCATTGCGATTATATCAGAGTACAGGAATCGATGCTTGGCACGAAATGAGTCTCTGTCTAggcttaaatataataatatttgtatgcGTTATGGCCACATACACATATAGTGGAGTAGGAAGATGGAAGTGTTGGTGGGGGAAGGGAGTGGTAGCACTCTTGGCAGCAGTTGCAGAAAGCCTTGTTAGCTCCGTTTGCCAAACTGACCAGTCTTGGCTAAGCAGGCATTGAGTTGTGAATAAGTGAGTAAGCCAACACTCTTCACTGACCTCCCCCGCTTCGTGTTACAGTGCTGCGCTGGGAGGGCGCCGGAGGTCATTTGGCTTCTTAAATGCAATTGAACGGTGTTCGTGCGGCATTTTGGGGCAACACTTTGCAAGTGATTCTAGTGGCTCCACTAGCGGTGAGTAGAGTTCGCTTGCCATGCTTCCTGAATGTGCACAATTTGGGTAACAGGGTTGTCGAAGCATAAAAAGAAACGGATAAAAATTTAAGGAACtctatcaaaaatatttaaatgttatgtaaaaatattaaactgaataaaataaatattactgtttatttaataaaaaatacttcttAGAAAGACAAGTCACatcataaaattttttttaaggttTTCTAAGAAATATACCACTGATGGATATTGAtgaaaattaatcaaaaataagaaaatatcaTTTTCTGAATTAAAATCAGTTAAGAATTTTAAGCAactattctaaaaatatgtatagtaAAGTTTATATCATGAAATATTGAAAGCATAATGTTAAAGATTATAAAGacacattatattatatgcctattttaatatattaaaactacATTTCGCGTTGGGAACTCAGTCTTACAATACTTACCACTATTTAGATTGATAAAAAGACAGCGCCGCAAAGAATTCTCAACAAATATCCACTAAATGGTTGAGCAGATGATCGCCCAAAGCTTATGCGCTGtcaatttcattgttttccGGTGTCTAAATTGTAATCCTTGACTGTCTGTCCgtttccctctccctctctcacactctcttgTTGCATCCTTGCAGTGAACAGAGCGGCTTTCACTTTGCCGATATTCTGGACTGGGTGAGAAGCGATCGCTGTCCCTGCTGCTGCCCCCATGCCACATACGAGCTGGGAATGGGAAGTTTGAATTCGCGTTGGGTCCAAGACTGAGAGACTGTTGGATCGCGAGAGTTGGGGTCTGGGGTCTTGTTCTGTCTTGTGTGTTCGCTGGTCGTTTACGATTTAGTCGCGATTGGACGGCGAATTTGTTACACCCACAATTGTTGTGGCAGTCACCTTTTCAGCCTGGTAGTTTCCTTGCCACTTGCGGCACTTTTGCACTTGAAATGAGATCGCCATGGATTGCTCAACGAGTGTCTGCTTCCCTctggctgcctgcctgccgTGTCTTAGAAATGATTTATTTGAGCACGCGCGTTTGCCAGTTCATAGAGGCCACACTCCCGACTCCCGAGCTGCTGGTTTGTGTCTGGTGAGCTTTGCTTATCGCCAAGCAATTAATCCGTGTGATTGGTCACTTGACGCCCACGTCCAGTTTAGCGAAAATATTCTCTGTTGTACGAGCTAAGTATCAAGAATAATCAGGCCAGTATTGAAAACACTTCTTAGGTAACTTTCAAGTAAGTTAAGAGGCGTATAACTAGATGTATTTCTCCTTCTAGTTCGTATCTTGAATACCtaatatatatcaaatgaaatatctGAATAAAAACTCCTGTATTCAACTGGCATTTGAAAGTTTATTGTGCAAGCATTTTAGTTAAAGGAAATCAGTTGTGAAAATTCGCCTAAAGAGAAGGGAGATTCTTACTTCTTCTTGAGGAAGGGGCTGACGATGGCAGGAGCCGCATAGGTGGTGATCGGAGCAGTGTAAGCAGGAGCTGAGTAAGAGGTCACGGGTGCTGCATAGGCCGGAGCACTGTACACAGAGCGAGTGTAAGCGGGATAGGCAGCGGAGTAAGTGGCcacaggagcagcagcagcataagtTGTcactggagcagcagcagaataGGTGGCCACTGGggaagcagcagcataagTTGTaactggagcagcagcagcataggTGGTCACTGGAGCAGAGAAGGCAGGGGCTGCAGCGTAGGTGGTGACAGGAGACGCCAGGTAACCAGCTTGGGCGACAGCCAGGCACAGAGCAAAGCAGATAAGGAACTGAAAGTCAGAGAAGAGAATCATGAATCTGAAGCAATTGTTAAGGCTGCATCACACTAACTTGCATGTTGATTGttttgagtttgttttgttggttcGTCAACGACTGATGCTGATGGCCAATTAACGCATCGCTTTTATAGCCAACTTAACAACTGCTCAATTGCGTAGGCGATGCCAGCAAGCAAACAAGTTTTTCGGCTTAAATTCCGAACTAGAACACAAAAGATAGATTTCTATAGAGCACTCGTAAATGCGGATGCTGTCACAGTTATTGGCATTATCTTCAGTTCGACTCATAATTGTCGAGTAATTGACACCGTAGGCGTATCTAATggattaatttttaattttttttttcttgataaGACTCCTATTAGATTTATAtaagttaattatttatttaaaaataataacaaaaatatatttcattacgATTCCGATTGGAACCgttctttattgaaattgaattaaagactaaagactaatTCTAAAGCTAGCCCTATATAAAGCTGCGAGTTTCAGCAGCGGCGTCGACAGCGCTGCTTTGGTTGGTGAATTGGGTGCAATGCTTCTTGTTCCTGGAATTGCTTGCACCGGCATGTGGCGGATGTATTGGGCAACTTGGCTTGGGTCTTCTTGGAATGTTTTGCAGGTGCACTCGGCGCGTGCAGGAAGTTAGTCAGACGCTGAGTCTGCATTTTGGACTTGTTGGATTTGTTGTTTGggttttgaaatgttttgtcTGTTAACTCTTCCCCCTCTAATTCGTGCTTGTCCTCaagcaaattttatttctcAAAAGTATGGGATGTTGTTGAATTGAGGCAGTGGATTTTTCTGTAAATCTTCTTGCTTGCGGAGTGGTGGCTTCAATGTTTCTGATGGAGCTGGTGTTGGTCCAAGTTGAAGGGTAATGGTGTTCTTCTTCCGACTGCAAGCGTGAAGTCCTAACGCTGTTATCAGGATGACACCGAAGAGCGTTAACATTGTAATGCTGTTGACCATGGAATGCGTCTGTATGTATTGCAGCTTGTTGGTGTTATTGAGATGAAGCGCTTCCAGTGCCTCTAGGGATAGAATCCTTAAACGTTCAGTTTCTTCGGCTGTTATTCGTGAGATTGGCACTTTTGGTTGCATAATGACTGGCTCCATATTGTTGAATAGCCGCTCTTTGATTTGCATGGAATCGTTGATTAGGTGTATTAGAAATGACCCTTCCAGATGATTTCCGGTTCCATTCCAGACCAAATTGCCGTTGAAGTTATTGAGGAGAATTATACCATTGTCGATTTCCTCTATCTCCGGGATGTGATCCGCGTTGCTGAAACTGCACAGTGCTCTCTCTCCCTTAACTAATTTCGGAATACAATGTGTTTGGCTTACATCAATAACATTCTTTTGTCGCAAACTTTTATGTTTAAGTaggttttacaattttttggtatgccatatactatatcattatacaaaaatagttgacTTATTTCTAAGTGTACAATTGCGTTATT of Drosophila nasuta strain 15112-1781.00 chromosome 3, ASM2355853v1, whole genome shotgun sequence contains these proteins:
- the LOC132792690 gene encoding cuticle protein 16.5-like, with product MQFLICFALCLAVAQAGYLASPVTTYAAAPAFSAPVTTYAAAAPVTTYAAASPVATYSAAAPVTTYAAAAPVATYSAAYPAYTRSVYSAPAYAAPVTSYSAPAYTAPITTYAAPAIVSPFLKKK